Proteins encoded together in one Lathamus discolor isolate bLatDis1 chromosome 3, bLatDis1.hap1, whole genome shotgun sequence window:
- the ITPRIP gene encoding inositol 1,4,5-trisphosphate receptor-interacting protein: MPVGIFRVCLVVITAIVNHPLLFPKENGTVPENVEEIIQKMKEREVSLRLEQLRLEQEIADQEATQKAVENAAEVVEGSKEEKVRWDMWTALSMVIFLLIELWRQDFQEGNWQDTGEEDDMAVLGRAFKGVSFPDKAVLASFYEKRILGTTGDVARMREMVEGFADDLLEALRSVCNRDADMEVEDCMGVGSMYENWRVRKPFVCDLIVPFAPPEPYCFRCQAWCSSDSSPPDEQGYGTIKVCRADEDVTGCICDKTKLGEDMLCLLHSQTNTTRPSSEMEDLLCFKNTQYLDADQVMKWFQIAVTKAWNRISHKYEFDLSFSLLDSPGALKIKFRSGKSIAFNLTPVVQYENSDVYFISHFPRGGLAAELPSSTRWFLTFAVYERRFIQLVSKTLPANACHVSCLQILSFVHGKQCSLTGPSGLSNYHLKTVMLHLLQACPSQDWAPEKLEARLQDMLKYLEKCLHEKKLYHFFIGNGKVPAELGFPIIFQRAEPLNLFRPFVLHRDVYRKTVDTFHEMLRNMSALINEYTVHIPLAHTNGIRKESL; this comes from the coding sequence ATGCCCGTGGGAATCTTCCGGGTGTGCCTAGTGGTGATTACAGCTATTGTCAACCACCCGCTACTCTTCCCTAAAGAGAATGGCACTGTCCCTGAGAATGTGGAAGAAATCATCCAGAAGATGAAGGAGCGGGAGGTGAGCCTTCGGCTGGAGCAGTTGCGCTTGGAGCAGGAAATTGCAGACCAGGAAGCCACACAGAAGGCTGTGGAAAATGCTGCAGAGGTAGTAGAGGGAAGTAAAGAGGAAAAGGTCCGATGGGATATGTGGACTGCCCTTTCCATGGTCATCTTCCTGCTGATCGAGCTCTGGAGGCAGGATTTCCAGGAAGGGAATTGGCAGGACACAGGAGAAGAGGATGACATGGCTGTCCTGGGGAGAGCATTTAAAGGAGTGTCCTTCCCTGACAAGGCCGTCCTGGCCAGCTTCTATGAAAAGCGCATCCTGGGTACCACTGGAGATGTGGCCAGGATGCGGGAGATGGTGGAAGGCTTTGCAGATGACCTGCTGGAAGCCTTGAGGAGTGTTTGTAACCGGGATGCTGACATGGAAGTGGAGGACTGCATGGGTGTGGGGAGCATGTATGAGAATTGGAGAGTGCGTAAACCTTTTGTCTGTGATCTGATAGTGCCTTTTGCCCCCCCAGAGCCATACTGTTTTCGGTGCCAGGCCTGGTGCTCTAGCGACTCTTCTCCCCCAGATGAACAAGGTTATGGCACTATCAAGGTATGCAGGGCAGATGAGGATGTGACAGGTTGCATCTGTGACAAGACTAAACTAGGGGAAGATATGCTGTGCCTCCTCCATAGCCAAACCAATACTACAAGGCCTAGCAGTGAGATGGAAGACCTCCTGTGCTTTAAAAACACTCAATATCTGGATGCTGATCAAGTCATGAAGTGGTTCCAGATCGCAGTCACCAAGGCCTGGAACAGAATCTCTCACAAGTATGAATTTGACCTTTCTTTCAGCCTCCTGGACTCGCCAGGAGCCCTGAAGATCAAATTTCGATCAGGGAAATCGATTGCCTTCAACCTTACCCCTGTGGTGCAGTACGAGAACTCGGACGTGTACTTCATCTCTCACTTCCCGCGGGGTGGCCTGGCAGCCGAGCTCCCCTCCAGCACTCGCTGGTTCCTCACCTTTGCAGTGTATGAGAGGAGGTTCATCCAGCTCGTCTCCAAAACGCTGCCTGCCAACGCCTGCCATGTCAGCTGCCTTCAGATCCTCTCCTTTGTCCATGGGAAGCAGTGCAGCCTCACAGGTCCAAGCGGGCTCAGCAACTACCACCTAAAGACGGTGATGCTGCATCTCCTGCAGGCATGCCCCAGCCAGGACTGGGccccagagaagctggaggCCCGTCTACAGGACATGCTGAAATACCTGGAGAAATGCTTGCACGAAAAGAAGCTCTACCACTTCTTCATTGGCAATGGGAAGGTACCAGCAGAACTGGGCTTCCCCATCATATTCCAGAGGGCTGAGCCTCTGAACCTTTTCCGTCCCTTTGTGCTACACAGGGACGTTTACAGGAAGACAGTGGACACATTTCATGAGATGCTCAGGAACATGTCTGCACTGATAAATGAGTACACGGTGCACATTCCCCTTGCACACACCAACGGGATCCGTAAAGAATCCCTTTAA